TACGTCCTCACCAACCCGGACATGCTGCACCGGGGCATACTCCCGTCCCACCCCCGCTGGTCCTCCTTCCTGAAGTCGCTGAAGTACGTCGTCATCGACGAGTGCCACACCTACCGCGGCGTGTTCGGCTCGCACGTCGCCCAGGTGCTGCGGCGTCTGCGCCGTCTGTGCGCCCGCTACGGCGCCTCCCCGGTCTTCCTGCTGGCCTCCGCGACCGCGGCCGACCCGGCCGTCGCCGCAGGCCGGCTCACCGGCCTCCCGGTGGTCGAGATCGCCGACGACGCCTCCCCCCGGGGGGAACTGGTGTTCGCGCTCTGGGAGCCGCCGCTCACCGAGATGGTGGGCGAGAAAGGTGCACCCGTCCGGCGTACGGCCACCGCCGAGACAGCCGACCTGCTGACCGACCTCGCCGTCCAGGGCGTGCGCACCGTCGCCTTCGTCCGCTCCCGGCGCGGCGCCGAGCTGATCTCCGTGATCGCCCAGGAACGTCTCGCCGAGGTCGACCGCTCGCTCGCCCGGCGTGTCGCCGCCTACCGCGGCGGCTACCTGCCCGAGGAGCGCCGCGCCCTGGAACAGGCCCTCCACTCGGGCGAGCTCCTCGGTCTCGCCGCGACCACCGCCCTGGAACTCGGCATCGACGTCTCCGGACTCGACGCCGTCCTGATCGCCGGCTACCCGGGCACGCGCGCCTCCCTGTGGCAGCAGGCCGGCCGGGCGGGCCGCGCAGGCCAGGGCGCGCTGGCCGTGCTCATCGCCCGCGACGACCCCCTGGACACCTTTCTCGTCCACCATCCGGAGGCGCTGTTCGACCGTCCGGTGGAGTCGACGGTCCTCGACCCCGACAACCCGTACGTTCTCGCCCCGCACCTGTGCGCGGCGGCCGCCGAGCTGCCGCTGACCGACGAGGACCTGCCGCTGTTCGGCCCCGAGACCGAAGGCCTGCTGCCGCAACTGGAGGCCGCGAAGTTGCTGCGCCGCCGGACGAAGGCCTGGCACTGGACCCGCCGTGAACGGGCCGCCGACCTGGCGGACATCCGCGGGCAGGGCGGTCGCCCGGTCCAGATCGTCGAGGACGGCACGGGCCGACTGCTCGGCACGGTCGACGCCGGGGCCTCCCACACCACCGTCCACGAGGGCGCCGTCCACCTCCACCAGGGCCGCACGTATCTCGTGCGCTCCCTGGACCTGGACGACTCCGTCGCCCTGGTCGAGGAGGCCAACCCGCCGTACTCGACGGTCGCCCGCGACACGACGTCGATCTCCGTCCTGGAGACGGACGTCGAAGTCCCCTGGGGTCAGGGACGGTTGTGCTATGGCTCGGTCGAAGTCACCAACCAGGTCGTCTCCTTCCTCCGGCGGCGCGTCATCACCGGGGAGGTTCTGGGCGAGTCGAAGCTCGACCTCCCTCCCCGTACGCTGCGCACGCGCGCTGTGTGGTGGACCGTCACCGACGATCAGCTGGACGCGGCGCGGATCAACCCCGAGATCCTCGGCGGGGCCCTGCACGCCGCCGAACACGCGTCGATCGGCATGCTGCCGCTCTTCGCGACCTGCGACCGCTGGGACATCGGCGGCGTGTCGGTGCCGCTCCATCCCGACACGCTGCTGCCGACGGTCTTCGTCTACGACGGCCATCCCGGCGGCGCGGGCTTCGCGGAGCGTGCCTTCCACACCGCCCGTGCCTGGCTGACCGCGACCCGCCAGGCCATCGCGTCCTGCGAGTGCGACGCCGGTTGCCCGTCGTGCATCCAGTCCCCCAAGTGCGGCAACGGCAACGATCCGCTGCACAAGAGAGGCGCGGTCCGCCTCCTCACGGAACTCCTGCGGGAGGCTCCGCAGGAGAAGCCCGAACCGAGCTCGCAGGAGCCGGCGGAACCGGCCGTGGAGCCGATGGCAGCACCGGCCGTGGAGCCGATGGCAGCACCGGCCGCGCAGGAGGAAGCGAAGGAGCGTCCGCAAGCGGAGCGTGACGTGCGTCGGCAAGCGGAGCCGGAGATGTCCGGGGCGGTTGAGGCGCCGGACGCGCCGCCTCCTCCGGCGGTCCCGCCCGCGCCCTGACCTCGGCCACGAAGGGTCCGTGTCCCGAGGCCGCCGTCACGTCCGAGATCCGGCCGATCACGGAACACCGCACCAGTCGCGCGCGCTGTGCCCGGGCCACGCTGTCCGCCCGGGCACAGGCCCGGGCGGCGCCGCCCGACCAGTGGTCGGCGGCCGCGAGCGCCGCGAGGTCGGCGCCGCCCGCGGCCCGGTGTCGGCTCGTCACGGCCTGCCCGAGGGCTAGTACCGCGCCGAACACCACGCACAGCACGGCGATCGCACCGACGCTCCAGACGGTGGCGGAGCCGCGATCTCCTCCGCCGCGGCGGCCGGCCGGGAGACGCCGGAGGCGAGCCCGGCCCCCACCGGCGCGGCAGAGGCACCCGCCGATGCTTTCCCACAGGCCACGGAGATGGCCCCTTCCCCCTTCTCCGAGCCCCCGAAGGCCTCTCCTGCCTTCTCCGGCGCCGTGAAGACGGTTCGGGCCTTGCCCTACGCCATGAAGACGGTTCGGGCCTTCTCCGACGTCATGACGACGATTCGGGCCCTGTCCGACGTCAGGGAGACCCATCGCGCCTCCTCCGAGATCACGATGGCCCCTCCCGTCCTCTCCAAGGCGGCTCAGGCGGCTCATGACTCCGGCTCCGCGTCCGGGGCCGCCCCTGAGCCGTCGGGCAGCCCGCCTCCGACGCTCCATGGGGCCCCTGGGGCCTCTGCGCCTCCTTCGTCGCCCACGGCCTCCTCCGCGGCGGCCACGGCCTCCTCCCGTACCTCGAAGGGCAACCCGCGCAGCCCTGGCGGCTTCGCCACGACGACCACGCGAACCTGGTCACCCTCCCTGCCGACGGTCACCCGCGCCCCGCGCGGCGCCGTGGCGCGGGCCACCTCGAGCACCGCGGCAGCGGGATCCTGCCGGGCCGCGGCCCTGGCGCCAGCCCTGGCCGCGTCCACGCACTGGATCTGGGCGGACATGGCGAGCAGCCCCCAGACCAGCCCCATCGCGAAAACCACCAGTACCGGCAGCACCACCGCCGACTCCGCCGTCACGAACCCGCGGTCCCCGCGACCCCGCTGCCACCGGTACCCACGCGCGAGCCGGTCTCCGTGCCTACGCGCCCGCACTGAGCGCCCGTTTCACGAGCGCCTGCAGTTGCTCCGCGACCACATCGCTCGTCACCACCTGATAGAGGAGCACCGCGAAGCCGACGGCCGCCACGATTCCCATCGCGTACTCGGACGTCACCATTCCCGCGTCCCGCCGTGGGCCCTGCGCCCCGCGCACCAGGGCGAGCAGCCCGGCCCTCACCGTCCGTACCACCCGTGCCGTCGTCTTGCTCATTTCAACCCCCGTGATTCCCGGTGCAGTTCGGCTGAGCCCCATTCGGTTGAGCTCAGTCCAGTCCAGTTCAGTCCAGCTCTGTCGGTCTCTTGTCGTCCGGCCGCTCATGCGCGTCACGTCGTCATGGCCCACCTCCTCCCAGGACCCCGCCCGCCAGTCCGAGCACGGTGGGCAGCACCCCGACCGCGATGAAGGCGGGAAGGAAGCACAACCCCACGGGCGCGGTGACCATGACGGCCGCCCGCCGAGCCCGAGCCGTCGCCGCGCGCGCCCAGCCGGCCCGGGTGTCTGCGGCGAGCCGGGCGACAGGTGCGGCGGCCGGCAGACCCGACACGTCAGCCCGCTCCAGCAGCCCGGCCAGCGCTGCCGCGCCGGGCGTCGAGGCCAACCTCCGCCAGGCGGTTCCCGGTTCGCCGCCCAGCCGCACTTCGGCCGCGCCGCGCGCCAGCCCGTTCCCGACGGGACCGCCCAGGGCCTCACCGACCGCCTGGGCCGCGATCACGGGTCCGGCCCCCGCCGCGATGCACGCGGCCAGCAGATCCGCGGCGAGCGGGAGTTGCCGTGCGGCGAGCCCGGCGTCGTCCCCGCTCGCCGTGCCCCTGGGCCGCTGCCGACGGCGCCACCGCCCCAGGCCCACCGCGCCCGTCAGCCCCAGGGCGAGACCTGTGACACCGCCGAGCGCCACCCATCCGGCGCCCACCACGAGCACTTCGGGGAGCCACCGCCCTACGACCTCGCGGGGGCCGGGACGCCGTCCGCCCGACGTCGACTCGAACGCCGTACCCGACGCCGCGTCCGCACGCAGCAGCCGGGCCAGCCGCCGGCGGGCCAGGCGCTCGCGCCGTATCGTCGCCAGCCGCCGCACCGACCACCACAGGGCCGCCGCAATCCCCACGGCCACCCCCAGCCTGTGGAAAACTTCCCCGCTCATGGCCGCCCCGTCCACATCGCCCGTCTCCCGTGACCGCGGTTCGGATTCCCACGCCGTGTCTCGCTCACGTCGCCTCCGCCGTGCGCACGATCCGCAGCGCCCACCACGCCCCGGCCCCCTCCAGCACTCCGCCGACGAGCAGGCAGCCCAACCCCGCTCCGGTGTGCAGCAGGACGTGCAGGGGGTCGGCGCCGAGCGCGGCGCCCAGCAGCAGTCCCAGGACCGGCAGGCCGGCGAGCATCACCACCGTGGCGCGGGGTCCAGCCAACTGGGCTCGCAGATCGGCACGTTGGTCCCGCTCCGCTCGCAACGCGGCTTCCAGACGGTCGAGTCCGGCCGCGAGGCCCGCGCCCTGGTCCACGGCCACCCGCCAACACGCGGCGAGTCCCAGCAGCCCCTCGGCTCCCGGTGACCGCGCGGCGAGCGCCAGGGCCCGGGGCACGTCGCCGCCGAACCGCGCCGCCGCCAGCACCATGGGCTGTGCCTCGCCCAGCCCGCCCGTGTTCCGCGCGGCCCACTGCAACGCCTCCCCGGGCTGCCGACCCGCGAGCACCTCCCCCGCGAGAGCGGCGCACAGCGCGATCACCGCATCGCCTCGCCTTTCCCCGGCCCGCCTCGTCTCGGCGGCCCGCCGCGCCCGGCGCAGCAGGGGCACTCCGGCCGCCCCCGCGACGACCGGCAGTGCCGAGCCGCCCAGCAGCCCGAGGATCAGACCGGCGACCGGCGCCCACCATTCGGGCCGCCACCGCCCCTGGATCCTGCGCAGGTCGCCGGCCAGGCGCCGCCAGGTCGTGGGCGGCCCGCTGCCGACCACTCCGCCTCCGGCGAGCAGCAACTGCGCCCTCCTGGCCCCCGCGTACGGTCCGCCCGTCAGCCAGGCCGCCGCCCCGGCACAGGCCACGGCAGCAGCCATGGGCATCTCACTCATCACACCCGCCCACCCCTTCGTCGCTCGTCACAGCCCTCTCCTCTCCCTCACCCGTCACGGGTCCCTGCCTTTCCTCACCCGTCACCGGCCCAAGCCCGCTGCTCTCCCCATTGGTCACAGGCACCTGCTCTCCCTCCCTGGTCGCGGGCCTCCGCGTTCCCTCATCCCTCACCCCGCCCTGCGCTGCACCCCCTTCATCTCCGCCCTCGGCCACACCGCATCGCGCCCCTCCGACCTCGCCCAACCGCATCGCGCCCCTTCGCCCTCCTCCACGCCTCATCCCGCCCATTCGTCGTCCTCCTCGGTCCGCAGCAGCTCCCGCAGCCGCTCCCATCCCCGCTCGCGGGCGAAGGCCTCGGGCGTCCAGCGCAGTGCCGGCACGGTCCGCACCAATCCGGACGGGTCCCGCTCCAGCACGTGCACCTCCGCGATCCGCCGTCGGCCTGCCGGGTCACGCGCCAGGTGCAGGACCACCGACAGCGCTGCCGCCAACTGGCTGTGCAGTGCGACCCGGTCGAGCCCGGCCGCCGTGCCGAGCGCCTCCAACCGGGCGGGGACATCACCGGCGGCGTTGGCGTGGACCGTGCCGCACCCGCCCTGGTGGCCGGTGTTGAGCGCGGCCAGCAGATCGACGACCTCCCGCCCCCGCACCTCGCCCACGACGAGGCGGTCGGGCCGCATCCGCAGGGCCTGGCGCACCAGGTCTTCGAGCGTGACGAGCCCCGCACCCTCCTGATTGGCGGGTCTGCTCTCCATACGGACCACGTGCGGGTGGTCCGGTCGCAGCTCCGCCGAGTCCTCCGCCAGGACGATCCGCTCCCCCGGCCCGACCAGGCCGAGGAGCGCACTCAGCAAGGTCGTCTTGCCGCTCCCCGTACCGCCGCTGACCAGGAAGGACAACCGTGCTCGCAGCAGGGCCCGCAGCACCCGGTCGCCACCCGGCGGGACCGTGCCGGCGGCCACGAGTTCCCCGAGCGTGAAAGCGCGGTGCCGTGCGACGCGCAGCGACAGGCAGGTGCAGCCGACGGCCACCGGGGGCAGCACCGCGTGCAGTCGCGTCCCGTCCGGCAGCCGGGCGTCGACCCATGGGCGGGCGTCGTCCAGCCGCCGTCCGGCCACCGCCGCGAGTCGCTGCGCGAGGCGTCGCACGGCCGCCGCGTCCGGGAAGGAGACACCGGTCGGTTCGAGGCCGCCGCCGCGGTCGACCCACACCCGGTCCGGCGCGGAGACCAGAACGTCCGTCACCCGGGGATCGGCCAGCAGCGGCTCCAGAGGGCCACTGCCGATCAGTTCGGAGCGCAGATGCTCGGCCGCCCCGAGGACCTCCGCGTCCCCGAGGACCCGGCCCTGTTCGCGGAGGGCCTGCGCCACGCGCGCGGGAGTGGGGTCTGCCCCGCTCTCGGCGAGCCATTGCCGTACGCCGTCCAGCAGCGCCCCGGCCTCTCTCGTCCGTTCGAGGCCGAGCGGCCCGCTCATGACCTGCCCGTCTCTGTCAGCGCCCGCTCCCAGAACTCCTTGCAGAAGCGGGCGAGGGGCCCCCGTGCGGTCGCACCCGGCGGCGCCTTCCCACCGTCCGGGCGCAGCAGGCCCGCCTCGACGGGCACCTCGCCGGCCAGCGGCAGCCCGAGCAGGCGGGACACCTCACCGTCGTCGAGCCCTGGTCCGTAGGGGCCGCGGACCGCCACCCGCAGGTCGCGCAGCACCATGCCGACGGCGGAGGCCACGCGCCCGGCCGCGGCGACGGCACGCAGTTCGGCGGGGACCACGAGGAGACCCAGGTCGAGTTGGGCCAGCACCTCGGCGCCCGAGTCGTCGATGCGGCGTGGCAGGTCGACGACCACCGTGCCGCCCCTGCGGCGGGCCGCCGCGAGCACCGCTCGCACAGCTTGGGGCGCGATGGCCACGCAGTCGCCTCGGTCCCAGCTCAGGACGCTCAATGCGTGCAGCCGGGGCAGCGACTCCTCCAAGGCGCCGCCGCCGACTCGCCCCCGTGAGGCGGCGAAGGCGGGCCAGCGCAGGCCTTCGGCGCTCTCGCCGCCGAGGAGCACGTCGAGTCCACCGCCCAGCGGGTCGGCGTCCACCAGCAGTGTGCGCAGCCCTTCGCGTGCCGAGGTGACGGCGAGGGCGCAGGCGAGCGTGGACGCTCCGGCGCCGCCGCGGCCGCCGATCACACCGACGGTGAGGGCGGGCCGGCCGATGCCCTCGGCGACGTCGGCGATGCGGTCGACCAGCCACTGCTCGCCGTCGGGAAGCATCAGGACGTGGTCTGCGCCGATCTCCACGGCGCGCTGCCACACCCCCGAGTCGTCCTGGTCGCGACCGACGAGGACCACCCCGCGTCGGCGGGCGGCCCCCCGCACGCGACGTGCCGCGTCGTCGCCGACCAGGACGAGCGGCGCGGACTCCCAACTGCCCCGGCGCTCCGGCGCAGAGTGGTGCACCTCCGGCGTGGCGCCGGCCGCGGCGCACAGGCGCAGCAGGTCGTCGAGGAGATCCGGGTCCTCCGTGACGATCAGAGGCTTGCCCGGCCGCCCAGCGGCGGTGGGCGGTGGTTCGTGCGTGACGGCTCCGGTCATGTTTTCCATCCCCCTTCACGGCGGGGTCGCGCAGTGTCAGCGGCCCCCTGATTCACCAATGCGCGGAGAACCGGAGTGCGGTCTCCGTATGAGCGGCCACCGGAAACCGGCAGCGGGCCACCGGCAAACGGAACCGACCGTGTGAAGTCGGCCCGAGCGGAGGCGTGGGAATCACGGTGCGACGAACCCGGAAATCGTGTGGATCTTGGTGGAAAACTGTGGACGGGTGGACAGTTGTGAATATCGCCGTCACCCAAACCGGTGAGCACGGCGCCATCTCCTGTGCGACTCCCGCAGAGCAGTCCGACGACTACGCACCGTGACGGTTCGGGGGCATGCGAAAGAGGCGGCCGCAGCCGCCTCGAGACGGCGCATCCGCCGCGTTCAGAAGGAGAAAACCCGCCCGGACATGCGACGACCCCCGCCGGGGGGGAGAGCGGGGGTCGTCTCCACGGCCGACTCGGGGGGGGAGGAGCCGGACCGGGTTAGCACGGTCGCGAACGATCCGTGACTTCCATGGTGTACCCGAGAGCCCTCTCAGGCAAACCCACGCGCCCACCTTACGCCGAATGGGCTGCCCCTATGCTCTTGGTTGTGGAAAACCACTCCTTGCCCCGCACAGCGGCCTTCTTTGACCTGGACAAGACGGTCATTGCGAAGTCGAGCACGCTCACCTTCAGCAAGTCCTTCTACCAAGGCGGGCTGATCAACCGTCGGGCGGCCTTGCGCACCGCATACGCCCAGTTCGTGTTCCTCGTCGGTGGCATGGACCACGACCAGATGGAACGGACTCGCGAGTACCTGTCCGCCCTCGTCCGCGGCTGGAACGTCCAGCAGGTGAAGGAGATCGTGGCCGAGACCCTGCACGACCTGATCGATCCGCTGATCTACGACGAGGCGGCCTCGCTGATCGAGGAGCACCACGTCGCCGGTCGCGACGTGGTGATCGTCTCCACGTCGGGCGCGGAGGTGGTCGAGCCGATCGGCGAGCTGCTCGGGGCGGACCGTGTGGTCGCCACCCGCATGGTCGTGGGCGAGGACGGCTGCTTCACCGGCGAGGTGGAGTACTACGCGTACGGCCCGACGAAGGCCGAGGCGGTCAAGGAGCTGGCCGTCTCCGAGGGCTACGACCTCTCCCGCTGCTACGCCTACAGCGACTCGGCGACCGATCTGCCGATGCTGCAGTCGGTCGGGCATCCGCACGCGGTGAACCCGGACCGGGCGTTGCGGCGTGAGGCAGTGGCGCGCGGATGGCCGATCCTCGACTTCCACCGGCCGGTGCGGCTCAAGCAGCGGATCCCCGCCTTCTCCGTGCCGCCTCGCCCGGCGCTCGTCGCCATGGCGGCCGTAGGAGCGGCGGCGGCCACCGCGGGCCTGGTCTGGTACGCCAGCAGGCGGCGGGCGGCGACGGTCTGAGGCTGGTGCCCGGCGGCGGCGACGGTCTGAGACGGGTGCCCGGCGGCGACGGTCCGAGGCGAGCGCCGAGCTCCGTCCGCAGCGATCGCCCCCGAATCGCGCCGCAATGACCGTTTCCTTGGAATTCACTGTTGTTTGAGAGTAAAAGTAAAGAACTGGTGCCAGGACTTCCGCTTGTCCGGGTCCTGGAGTACAAAGGACTCAACGGCCCGCGAGACCAAGGACATCCGAGAGGATCACCTTAATAACGCATTTGGCCCCACGGACCGCGCATGAGAACCGGGCACCCACGCGACGTCGACCCGTCGATTACGGGCCAGCCGCACCAGGTCACGGGCAAAGTCCCGACCTGATGGGCATATATCGAGGACGCTTGGTAACCGGGTGATCATGCCAGCGGCGGTACGAGGACTCGTACCGCCGCAACCCTTTGCACGGCCCCCGCGCGGGGCCTTTTTCATGCCCCTGCGCCCACGCGCGCGCGAATGCCGCTACCGCTCCGCATGCCCCGGGTGTCGTCACCACGCTCCGCGCGCGTGAAGCGTCGCCTCACGCCGCTCCCCGCTGCAGCGCCTCGCACACCGCCGTCGACTCGCGGGCGCCCAGCTCCACGGCCTTGCCGCAGTGGGTGATCCACGCCGCCATGCCGTCCGGGGTGCCGGACACATAGCCGTCCAGGGCCGCGAGGTACGCCGCACGGCCGAGCTCGGCGTGGCCGACCTCGGCGGGGCAGACCGACTTGGGGTCGAGGCCGCTCCCGATCAGGACGACGCGCTCGGCGGCCCGCGCCACCAGACCGTTGTGGGAGGTGAAGGGGCGCAGCGCCAGGAGTTCCCCGTGCACGACCGCGGCCGTCACCAGGGCGGGCGCGGACCCTCCCGCGATGATCAGCTCGGACAGACCCTCCAAGCGGCCGGCCAGCTCGTCCGCGCCCGGCAGCGGCAGTTCGATCAGCGGTTCGTCGACCGCCTCCCCGGCGTGGCGCGGGCGACCGACCTCGTCACCGTCGCTCGCGGCGGCGACGAGGTGCAGGCGCGCCAGCACCCGTAGGGGCGACTGCCGCCAGATGGACAGCAACTGGCCCGCCTCCGCGGTGAGCCGCAGCGAGGCGCCCATGACGCGCGCCTCGCCGTCCACACCGAAGTCGCTACGACGGCGCACCTCCTCCAGGGCCCAGTCCGCCCCGGACAGCGCCGCCGAGCCGCGGGCTCCGCGCAGAGCGGCCTCGGACGTGACCGCGCCGCTGCGGCGGCGCATGACGCGGTGACCGTAGACCCGGTCCACGGCCTTGCGGACGGACTCCACGGACTCGGCCACTCCGGGCAACGAGCCCAGGGCCGCAAGCGGATCGGCGGACGCGCCTGTCGTACTCATGAGTACGACACTACGCAACCGGTGCCCGCACCCCACGAAGGAGTGGTCTTCTTCACGCACTCCTGTCACCTACAGCTATGCGGTCACTACGCTTGGTGAACATGAAAATTGCTTTCGTCGGGAAGGGCGGCAGCGGCAAGACGACGCTGTCCTCCCTCTTCATCCGTCACCTCGCCGCCGGCGGCGCACCCGTCATCGCGGTCGACGCGGACATCAACCAGCACCTCGGCCCAGCGCTCGGCCTCGACGAGTCGGACGCCGCCGCACTGCCCGCGATGGGCGACCGGCTGCCGTTGATCAAGAACTATCTGCGCGGTTCCAATCCCCGTGTCGCCTCGGCCGAGACGATGATCAAGACGACACCGCCCGGCGAGGGCTCACGTCTGCTGCGGGTGCGCGAGGACAACCCGGTGTACGACGCGTGCGCCCGGTCGG
The window above is part of the Streptomyces sp. NBC_00425 genome. Proteins encoded here:
- a CDS encoding TadE family type IV pilus minor pilin, which gives rise to MTAESAVVLPVLVVFAMGLVWGLLAMSAQIQCVDAARAGARAAARQDPAAAVLEVARATAPRGARVTVGREGDQVRVVVVAKPPGLRGLPFEVREEAVAAAEEAVGDEGGAEAPGAPWSVGGGLPDGSGAAPDAEPES
- a CDS encoding type II secretion system F family protein; its protein translation is MSGEVFHRLGVAVGIAAALWWSVRRLATIRRERLARRRLARLLRADAASGTAFESTSGGRRPGPREVVGRWLPEVLVVGAGWVALGGVTGLALGLTGAVGLGRWRRRQRPRGTASGDDAGLAARQLPLAADLLAACIAAGAGPVIAAQAVGEALGGPVGNGLARGAAEVRLGGEPGTAWRRLASTPGAAALAGLLERADVSGLPAAAPVARLAADTRAGWARAATARARRAAVMVTAPVGLCFLPAFIAVGVLPTVLGLAGGVLGGGGP
- a CDS encoding DEAD/DEAH box helicase produces the protein MAFNHLPAGVHDALAPLSVTPVTHSVPMANNLRSDRSSPETAPRLSPGAVLDRLAPGPSRASRITHTEHLPPRAGRHAVWPDRIRSEVVAAVQACGIEHPWAHQARAAEHALDGDCVVVATGTASGKSLAYLVPVLSALLDGSEAPNGRGATTLYLAPTKALAADQCRSVKELSQPLGNAVRPAVYDGDTPFEEREWIRQYANYVLTNPDMLHRGILPSHPRWSSFLKSLKYVVIDECHTYRGVFGSHVAQVLRRLRRLCARYGASPVFLLASATAADPAVAAGRLTGLPVVEIADDASPRGELVFALWEPPLTEMVGEKGAPVRRTATAETADLLTDLAVQGVRTVAFVRSRRGAELISVIAQERLAEVDRSLARRVAAYRGGYLPEERRALEQALHSGELLGLAATTALELGIDVSGLDAVLIAGYPGTRASLWQQAGRAGRAGQGALAVLIARDDPLDTFLVHHPEALFDRPVESTVLDPDNPYVLAPHLCAAAAELPLTDEDLPLFGPETEGLLPQLEAAKLLRRRTKAWHWTRRERAADLADIRGQGGRPVQIVEDGTGRLLGTVDAGASHTTVHEGAVHLHQGRTYLVRSLDLDDSVALVEEANPPYSTVARDTTSISVLETDVEVPWGQGRLCYGSVEVTNQVVSFLRRRVITGEVLGESKLDLPPRTLRTRAVWWTVTDDQLDAARINPEILGGALHAAEHASIGMLPLFATCDRWDIGGVSVPLHPDTLLPTVFVYDGHPGGAGFAERAFHTARAWLTATRQAIASCECDAGCPSCIQSPKCGNGNDPLHKRGAVRLLTELLREAPQEKPEPSSQEPAEPAVEPMAAPAVEPMAAPAAQEEAKERPQAERDVRRQAEPEMSGAVEAPDAPPPPAVPPAP
- a CDS encoding type II secretion system F family protein codes for the protein MAAAVACAGAAAWLTGGPYAGARRAQLLLAGGGVVGSGPPTTWRRLAGDLRRIQGRWRPEWWAPVAGLILGLLGGSALPVVAGAAGVPLLRRARRAAETRRAGERRGDAVIALCAALAGEVLAGRQPGEALQWAARNTGGLGEAQPMVLAAARFGGDVPRALALAARSPGAEGLLGLAACWRVAVDQGAGLAAGLDRLEAALRAERDQRADLRAQLAGPRATVVMLAGLPVLGLLLGAALGADPLHVLLHTGAGLGCLLVGGVLEGAGAWWALRIVRTAEAT
- the ssd gene encoding septum site-determining protein Ssd, with amino-acid sequence MTGAVTHEPPPTAAGRPGKPLIVTEDPDLLDDLLRLCAAAGATPEVHHSAPERRGSWESAPLVLVGDDAARRVRGAARRRGVVLVGRDQDDSGVWQRAVEIGADHVLMLPDGEQWLVDRIADVAEGIGRPALTVGVIGGRGGAGASTLACALAVTSAREGLRTLLVDADPLGGGLDVLLGGESAEGLRWPAFAASRGRVGGGALEESLPRLHALSVLSWDRGDCVAIAPQAVRAVLAAARRRGGTVVVDLPRRIDDSGAEVLAQLDLGLLVVPAELRAVAAAGRVASAVGMVLRDLRVAVRGPYGPGLDDGEVSRLLGLPLAGEVPVEAGLLRPDGGKAPPGATARGPLARFCKEFWERALTETGRS
- a CDS encoding DUF4244 domain-containing protein translates to MSKTTARVVRTVRAGLLALVRGAQGPRRDAGMVTSEYAMGIVAAVGFAVLLYQVVTSDVVAEQLQALVKRALSAGA
- a CDS encoding HAD family hydrolase — translated: MLLVVENHSLPRTAAFFDLDKTVIAKSSTLTFSKSFYQGGLINRRAALRTAYAQFVFLVGGMDHDQMERTREYLSALVRGWNVQQVKEIVAETLHDLIDPLIYDEAASLIEEHHVAGRDVVIVSTSGAEVVEPIGELLGADRVVATRMVVGEDGCFTGEVEYYAYGPTKAEAVKELAVSEGYDLSRCYAYSDSATDLPMLQSVGHPHAVNPDRALRREAVARGWPILDFHRPVRLKQRIPAFSVPPRPALVAMAAVGAAAATAGLVWYASRRRAATV
- a CDS encoding Fic family protein, with the protein product MSTTGASADPLAALGSLPGVAESVESVRKAVDRVYGHRVMRRRSGAVTSEAALRGARGSAALSGADWALEEVRRRSDFGVDGEARVMGASLRLTAEAGQLLSIWRQSPLRVLARLHLVAAASDGDEVGRPRHAGEAVDEPLIELPLPGADELAGRLEGLSELIIAGGSAPALVTAAVVHGELLALRPFTSHNGLVARAAERVVLIGSGLDPKSVCPAEVGHAELGRAAYLAALDGYVSGTPDGMAAWITHCGKAVELGARESTAVCEALQRGAA
- a CDS encoding TadA family conjugal transfer-associated ATPase; amino-acid sequence: MSGPLGLERTREAGALLDGVRQWLAESGADPTPARVAQALREQGRVLGDAEVLGAAEHLRSELIGSGPLEPLLADPRVTDVLVSAPDRVWVDRGGGLEPTGVSFPDAAAVRRLAQRLAAVAGRRLDDARPWVDARLPDGTRLHAVLPPVAVGCTCLSLRVARHRAFTLGELVAAGTVPPGGDRVLRALLRARLSFLVSGGTGSGKTTLLSALLGLVGPGERIVLAEDSAELRPDHPHVVRMESRPANQEGAGLVTLEDLVRQALRMRPDRLVVGEVRGREVVDLLAALNTGHQGGCGTVHANAAGDVPARLEALGTAAGLDRVALHSQLAAALSVVLHLARDPAGRRRIAEVHVLERDPSGLVRTVPALRWTPEAFARERGWERLRELLRTEEDDEWAG